One window of the Dongia rigui genome contains the following:
- the qhpR gene encoding AraC-like transcriptional regulator QhpR, which produces MIHPSGRPISQNDTAPVVLSAAASGLVDFIDAQGGDVDSIFGNCGLAPEMTVAPALQLRLAAYCALFEEAARQTRHDNFGLWFGQQFSPRDLGMWGYASLSSPTLGSALENLVGLFRYQQSSSIMALKRDEAGRMRLEYQILSPSIIARRQDAELSLGQFTNIIRECCGRHWAPDEIQFEHPRPADWRQHEMAFGAPVFFGCATNAIVFDAALLKRPMPGRDPKLLAMMQSCLQSLGSRERPESLVDRVRGAVRLRLADGAPTLEQVAHALRLSPNAVQRALNDAGLGFREAVEATRFDLSRHYLQQSQLPLSEIALLLGYSELSAFTRAFTRWAGVSPRNYRQTISRH; this is translated from the coding sequence ATGATCCATCCAAGCGGTCGACCCATTTCCCAAAATGACACGGCGCCGGTCGTCCTGTCGGCGGCGGCGTCCGGCCTCGTCGATTTCATTGATGCGCAGGGCGGTGACGTCGATTCAATCTTCGGGAATTGCGGCTTGGCGCCTGAGATGACCGTCGCTCCCGCCTTGCAACTGCGCCTCGCCGCCTATTGCGCGCTGTTCGAGGAAGCGGCGCGCCAGACTCGCCACGACAATTTCGGCCTCTGGTTCGGCCAGCAGTTCAGCCCGCGCGATCTTGGCATGTGGGGTTATGCCTCGCTGTCGTCGCCCACCTTGGGCAGCGCATTGGAGAATCTGGTCGGACTCTTCCGCTATCAGCAAAGCTCCTCGATCATGGCGTTGAAGCGGGACGAGGCCGGCCGCATGCGGCTTGAATATCAGATCCTGTCGCCCTCCATCATTGCGCGCCGCCAGGATGCGGAATTGTCGCTGGGCCAGTTCACCAACATCATCCGCGAATGCTGCGGGCGGCATTGGGCGCCGGACGAGATCCAGTTCGAGCATCCGCGGCCGGCCGATTGGCGCCAGCACGAGATGGCGTTCGGGGCACCGGTCTTTTTCGGCTGTGCCACCAACGCCATCGTCTTTGACGCAGCCCTGCTCAAGCGGCCGATGCCGGGGCGCGATCCAAAGCTCTTGGCCATGATGCAATCCTGCCTCCAGTCGCTGGGTTCGCGCGAACGGCCGGAAAGCCTGGTGGACCGCGTCCGCGGTGCGGTTCGCCTGCGCTTGGCCGACGGGGCGCCTACCTTGGAGCAGGTCGCGCATGCCTTGCGGTTGTCCCCCAACGCCGTCCAGCGTGCCTTGAACGATGCCGGTCTGGGGTTCCGGGAGGCCGTTGAAGCGACGCGGTTCGATCTTTCCCGGCATTATCTGCAGCAGAGCCAATTGCCGCTGAGCGAGATTGCGCTGCTCCTTGGTTATTCCGAGCTTTCCGCCTTTACCCGCGCCTTCACGCGCTGGGCCGGTGTCAGCCCGCGCAACTATCGTCAGACAATATCGCGCCACTGA